Proteins from one Pongo abelii isolate AG06213 chromosome 7, NHGRI_mPonAbe1-v2.0_pri, whole genome shotgun sequence genomic window:
- the TDRP gene encoding testis development-related protein isoform X2, with product MWTKTESYNIVMMVQGASFRGWKEVTSLFNKDDEQHLLERCKSPKSKGTNLRLKEELKAEKKSGFWDNLVLKQNIQSKKPDEIEGWEPPKLALEDISADPEDTVGGHPSWSGWEDGAKGSTKYTSLASSANSSRWSLRSAGRLVSIRRQSKGHLTDSPEEAE from the exons GTTCAGGGAGCAAGTTTCCGAGGTTGGAAGGAAGTGACTTCACTGTTTAATAAAGATGATGAGCAGCATCTCCTGGAAAGATGTAAATCTCCCAAGTCCAAAGG AACTAACTTACGATTAAAAGAAGAGTTGAAGGCAGAGAAGAAATCTGGATTTTGGGACAATTTGGTTTTAAAACAGAATATACAGTCTAAAAAACCAGATGAAATTGAAGGTTGGGAGCCTCCAAAACTTGCTCTTGAAGACATATCGGCTGACCCTGAGGACACCGTGGGTGGCCACCCATCCTGGTCAGGCTGGGAGGATGGCGCCAAGGGCTCGACCAAGtataccagcctggccagctcTGCAAACAGCTCCAGGTGGAGCCTGCGCTCAGCAGGGAGGCTGGTGAGCATCCGACGGCAGAGTAAAGGCCACCTGACGGACAGCCCGGAGGAGGCGGAGTGA